A genomic stretch from Helianthus annuus cultivar XRQ/B chromosome 1, HanXRQr2.0-SUNRISE, whole genome shotgun sequence includes:
- the LOC110930636 gene encoding uncharacterized protein LOC110930636, with protein MINEISNTFMVKMKFCGDFVKTERMKINRFYGILKAEFREFITPSKCETLDELINLARDREIEIKRQEERGEKRSIEKGTNASPSKKVRFHDQGRKDKSKGGITPCKTCGKLYTGECLLGKTGCFKCGEEGHTSYKCPNNPNTCFNCFQKGHVKSECPKLQQGSKKEGKNDGSSKTKGRMFQITSEEANSHPNMVSGIFLLNSIPVYVLFDTGATMSFISNEIIQHPSFMIEQMPIPLEVEIADSKNYVLHEICRNCKFTIEDEEFDIDLIPMVLGEFKMIVGMDWTARYRADINCENKVKLVQSPSGRQLSIQGERNVEIKLCTLVQAVKYVLNGSRAYLAYVVDARQSLQKLEDVEVVNEFPDTFPEELSGLPPEREIEFCIELNPGAKPVAKAPYRLAPTEMRELMTQLHDLLDKGFIRPSVSP; from the coding sequence ATGATAAACGAAATATCAAACACGTTCATGGTTAAGATGAAGTTTTGCGGAGACTTTGTGAAGACAGAAAGAATGAAGATCAACCGCTTTTATGGTATACTAAAGGCAGAATTTAGAGAGTTCATCACTCCCTCAAAGTGTGAAACCCTTGACGAGCTCATCAATCTGGCACGGGATAGAGAAATTGAAATTAAGAGGCAAGAAGAACGTGGTGAAaagaggtcgatagaaaaggggACAAATGCAAGTCCATCTAAAAAGGTGAGGTTCCATGATCAGGGAAGGAAAGATAAGTCGAAGGGTGGTATTACTCCTTGCAAGACATGTGGGAAACTCTATACTGGGGAATGCCTTTTGGGCAAGACGGGGTGCTTCAAATGCGGTGAAGAAGGGCATACATCCTACAAGTGCCCTAACAACCCGAACACTTGTTTCAACTGTTTCCAGAAAGGGCATGTTAAGTCGGAGTGTCCTAAACTTCAGCAAGGATCAAAGAAGGAGGGAAAGAATGATGGAAGCTCTAAAACGAAAGGGAGGATGTTTCAAATCACATCCGAAGAAGCCAACTCTCATCCGAACATGGTTTCAGGTATTTTTCTATTAAACTCCATACCGGTTTATGTTCTGTTCGATACCGGGGCCACTATGTCGTTTATTTCGAATGAAATCATACAACATCCCTCATTTATGATTGAACAAATGCCGATACCTTTAGAAGTAGAAATAGCCGATAGTAAGAACTATGTGTTACACGAGATTTGTAGAAATTGCAAGTTCACTATAGAAGATGAAGAATTCGATATCGACCTCATACCTATGGTTTTGGGGGAATTTAAAATGATAGTAGGTATGGATTGGACGGCACGATACCGCGCAGATATTAATTGTGAAAATAAGGTAAAGCTTGTCCAATCTCCAAGTGGAAGACAACTGAGTATTCAAGGGGAGAGAAATGTGGAAATAAAATTGTGTACCCTTGTTCAAGCCGTTAAATACGTACTTAACGGGAGTAGGGCATACCTAGCTTATGTAGTAGACGCTCGACAAAGCCTCCAGAAGCTTGAAGATGTTGAGGTCGTGAACGAATTTCCGGATACATTTCCGGAGGAATTGTCGGGACTCCCTCCCGAACGAGAAATAGAGTTTTGCATCGAATTAAATCCGGGTGCAAAACCGGTAGCGAAGGCTCCCTATAGATTGGCTCCCACCGAGATGCGGGAGTTAATGACACAATTACACGATCTACTGGATAAGGGCTTTATACGCCCGAGTGTGTCGCCTTGA